Genomic DNA from Alistipes indistinctus YIT 12060:
TCGGTGGTGGCCTATTCGCTGGGTATTACCAATATCGACCCGATCAAGTACGACCTGCTGTTCGAGCGTTTCCTGAATCCCGACCGTATCTCCCTGCCCGATGTCGATGTCGATTTCGATGAGGACGGCCGTGCCGACGTACTGCACTATGTGGTCGAAAAGTACGGCAGCAAACGGGTGGCGCAGATCATTACTTTCGGCACGATGGCGCCGAAGGCTGCGATCAAGGATGTCGCGCGTGTACAGAAACTGCCCCTTTCGGAGAGCAACCGCATTTCTAAACTGGTTCCCGAAAAGCCGGGAACGACCTTCGAAAAGGCATTTAAGGAGGCCCCGGAACTGTTGGCCGAGCGCGAATCCGAAAACCCGCTGATCCGGGCTACGATGAAATATGCCGAGCAGTTGGAAGGTTCTGTACGTCAGACCGGCGTGCACGCCTGCGGTGTCATTATCGGACAGGACGATCTGGAAAAATTCGCGCCGATCGCCATCGCGAAGGATGCCGAACTGAACGTCGTGCAATTCGAGGGCAAGCAGGTCGAGAGCGTGGGCCTTATTAAAATGGACTTCCTGGGACTCAAGACGCTGTCGATCATCAAGGATGCCCTTGAGAACATTGAAGCGTCGAAGGGTGTCAAAATCGATATCGATGCGATTCCGCTCGACGATTCCGCCACGTACGAACTTTACAGTCGCGGCGAGACTACCGGACTGTTCCAGTTCGAGTCACCGGGCATGAAAAAGCATTTGCGTAACCTGAAACCCAACCGCTTCGAGGACCTGATTGCGATGAATGCGCTCTATCGTCCGGGGCCGATGGAGTATATTCCCTCGTTCATCGCGCGTAAGCACGGTCAGGAAAAGGTGACCTATGATATTCCCGATATGGAGGAGTACCTGAAGGACACTTATGGCATTACCGTCTATCAGGAGCAGGTCATGCTGCTGTCGCAGAAGCTTGCAGGATTCACGGGCGGCCAGGCCGACACGCTGCGTAAGGCGATGGGTAAGAAGAAAAAGGATGTGCTGGACAAGATGAAGCCCCAGTTCATCGAGGGAGCGCAGAAAAACGGCCACGATCCGAAAATATGCGAGAAAATATGGAGCGACTGGGAAGCGTTCGCTTCGTATGCCTTCAACAAATCGCATTCGACCTGCTACGCATATGTCTCATACCAGACCGCATACCTCAAAGCGCACTATCCGGCCGAATTTATGGCTGCGTTGCTGAGCCGCAACCTATCCGATATCAAGAAGATCAGCTTCTTCATGGATGAGTGCAAGCGGATGGGACTGTCGGTGCTCGGGCCCGATGTGAATTACAGTAAGAGCCGTTTTTCGGTCGATGACGAGGGTAACGTTCGCTTCGGCCTGGCCGCGATCAAAGGGGTAGGCGAGGCGGCCGTGCAGGATATCGTCGAGTGCCGCCAGCGCGACGGTAAATTCAAATCGGTTTATGATTTTATGGAGCGTGTGAACTTGCAGGCGGTCAACCGAAAAACGCTCGAAAACCTTGCCGTCGGCGGTGCCTTCGACAGTATCAGCGACCTGCCCCGCAGCGCTTATTTTGCATCGGACGGCCGCGAAGGAACCTTTCTTGAAGCGTTGGTACGTTACGGCAACCGGGTGCAGAGCGAGAAAGCCAATGTGCAGCAGAGCCTTTTCGGCGGCGGGAATGCCGAGGCCGATATCCAAAAGCCCGAACCGCTGCCGCACGAACCGTGGACCAAGCTCGAAATGCTGAACAAGGAGCGCGAGGTGATCGGCATCTACCTGTCGTCGCATCCGCTCGACGATTTCTCGGTAATCATCCGCCATTACTGCCATTCGACATTGGGCGATCTGCAGGACCTGCCGTCGATGAAAAACAAGGATTTTACCGTCGCGGGGATGGTCACTTCCGTCACGCACCTGACTACTAAAACCGGGAAGCCTTACGGCCGTTTTACGATCGAGGATTACAACAGTTCGCACGAATTCGTGCTCTTTAGCAAGGATTACGAAAATTTCCGGCGGTACCTCTACGAAGGCTACTACCTGCTGGTGAGGGGGCGTGTGCAGGAGCGTACGTACAACCCCAACGAACTGGAATGCCGCATCAACTCGATGATGATGCTTTCCGAGGCGCAGGAGACGCTGATCCGAGAACTGACGATCGCGCTGCCGGTTGCCGAGTTGACCGAGGATATCGTCTCGCAACTGAAAGAGACGATCAATGAAAACCGGGGCAATGTGACGTTGCGGGTCAAGGTGCTCGATCCGCAGGCCGATGTGGCAGTGAATTTGTACTCGAAAACGCTCAAAGTGGGTATGACTCCCGGCATGGTGCGCTTCCTCGACGACAATGCGTTGCGTTATACGCTTATGTAAAGAACCTGTAAGCGTGTACATCCGTCGGAAATTTTGGGCATGGGTTCCGGGAATAAGGAACATGCGAATAGAGAGGATAAGAAACAGGCTGATAGGAACGTTATAAATTGGTGTTGACAATGCGTTAGCTTTTTTCGTCCGACGTATTCCGGTTTGTCGGAACTTATTGCCAACTTTGTGAGCCGAAGAAATTACGAATTAATAACTCAATACATTATGGCACTTAGTATAACAACAGCTAATTATCAGGAAATTATCGATTCTGGCAAGCCCGTGGTGATCGACTTCTGGGCCGAGTGGTGCGGTCCCTGCCGCATGGTAGGTCCGATTATCGACGAATTGGCCGCCGAGTATGACGGCAAGGTCGTGATCGGCAAATGCGATGTGGACGAGAACGATGCGCTGGCCGTGAAGTTCGGCGTGCGCAATATCCCTACGGTTGTTTTCCTCAAGGGCGGCGAAGTGGTCGACAAGCAGATCGGCGCGGGTCCGAAAAGCGTTTTCGAAGAGAAAATCGCTAAATTGCTGTAAACGTTAGCGGACGATTCCATTTTGTCGGGTCGGGTCTTGACTGGTAAAGCCTGGACCGAACCGGAATAATCGGATGAAAGTTTAACCTTCCCGGTTTATCGGGGTAACCAACGGCAAGGGAGTGTATTTGCACTCCCTTGCCGTTGGTATGTTTTGTGCCGTATGCGGTTTTGCCAGCATCCGCGGTATTGCATTACTCTTCGTCCACGAGGGAGATGCGGCCTTCCTGCATGGTGATCCGGCCCTGCTTCATCAGCAGCCCCGCGCTGCGCTTGAATACTTTTTTGCTCATGCCGGTCAGGCGCGCCACCTCGTCAGGCGCGCTTGCGTCCCACAATGGCAGCGTGCCGCCCTGTCCTTGGAGTAACTCCACAAGCCGGGCCGCCGATTTTTTCACTTCATCGTATCCTTGCTGCTGCAGCGCGACATCCACCCGGTTGTCTTCGGTGATGCGCGATACATAACCCTTCAGCCGGTCGCCGATCTGCACCGGACGGAACAGTTGGTTGCGGTAGAGCATTCCCCAGTGACGATTGTTCAGGATGACGCGATACCCGATTTCATTCTGGGAAGCGACCAGGATATCGACCTCTTCGCGCGGCCTGAGCGTCAACTCCTGGTTGTTGACGAATCCGTTGAGCAGCATGGTCGCTACCACACGGCCGGTTACATTGTCGTTGTAGAGGAATACCACGTAGCTCCGGCCCGCTTCGACGCGTCCCTGCATGTTGCGGTTGGGCAGGAAAAGGTCTTTTGCTTTCAGGCCCCAGTCGAGGAAAGCGCCGTGGATCGTTTTGTCCACCACCTTGAGGCAGGCCGCTTCACCGACGGTTGCCAGCGGCCGGTCCGTCGTCGCGACGAGGCGGTCTTCCGAATCGCAGTATACGAATACGTCCAGTTCGTCGCCCACTTTGTTTTCCAATGAGACATAACGGTTGGGCAGCAACACTTCGTTCTCTTCGTTGTCGGAGAGGTAGAGTCCGAAATCGGAAATGCGGTTGACCCGCAGTTTATAGTAATGGCCGGCAGACAGCATGGTGAAAGTTTTAGTGCGCGCACGTTCCGTGCACGTCGGTTCCGGACAAAGATACGCAAAAATCCAGCCGCTTGGAGGGGTGTCCCTGTCGACGAGGGATTATTTCACCCGAAACGGAAGCTTCGGCGATGAAAATAGCTTGGGGACAAGGTCGCAAAACTAGAATAGGTCAGGCTGCCCCGGCGGATTCAATATGGCGAGCACGCTTTTTGAAGGGAATATTTCGTATCTTTGCATGTTTCCCTCAAAAGCTGACAATCGATGAAATTTCAGGTATTGCTTTGCGCGCTAGCGTTTTCGGTGACGGCCTGCGCACAGACTACTTCCGGCACGCATGCCGCCTCTCAAGGTGAATTTGCCCCGACACAGGTTCCCCCCCTTCCTGCCAAGCTCGAATTTGCCGGCGAGGCGGTGCCCCTCGGCAATTACGATACGCGGGAGAGCCTGACGCGCGAGATGCTGACCACGCTTTACATGCATTCGCGCACGATGCAGACGTTATTGGCCTCGGAGCGCTATTTTGCCATAATCGAACCGATCCTGAAAAAATACGGAGTTCCCGACGACTTCAAATACCTGTGCATGGCCGAAAGCGGCCTCAATCCCGAGGCCCGTTCCGGTGCCGGAGCCGCGGGACTTTGGCAGCTGATGCCCGCGTATGCCAAATCAGCAGGCCTGTTGGTGGGCGGCGAGGTCGATGAACGCTATCACGTCGAGAAATCGACCGAGGCCGCCTGTCGGTATTTGGTAGATGCCAAGCGGAGGCTGGGCAGCTGGACGCTGGCTGCGGCATCATTCAATGCGGGTGTGGCCGGGGTATCGCGCCGTCTCGAAAAACAGGGCGTCACTTCCTATTATGACTTGTTCCTGCCGTCGGAAACGCTGCGTTATGTGTTCCGTGTGCTGTCGTTCAAGTTGTTGGTCGGCGACCCCGGAGCTTATGGATACCGGATCGGTACGGAGGATTATTACAAACCGCTGCCCGAATACAAGGAGGTGACGGTCGATTTCCCCACGATCGATTGGACTGCCTTTGCACGCGGGCACGGCACGAATTACAAACTGATGCGCGAGCTGAATCCCTGGATTCGCGATTACGACCATAACAACAAAGCGGGCCGCAGCTACGTTGTGAAGATACCTGCGGACGATTCCCGCAAATAGATTGCTGATGAAACCGGAAAAAAACGATATACACTCCCTTCCTACTGAAAACCGGATCGAAGTTTACGGAGCACGCGAGCACAACCTCAAAGATGTGAATGTCGTCATCCCGCGCGACACCCTGACCGTTATCACCGGCCTGTCCGGTTCGGGCAAATCGTCGCTCGCCTTCGACACGATCTATGCCGAGGGTCAGCGCCGTTACCTGGAGACGCTTTCCACCTATGCGCGCCAGTTCGTCGGCACGATGGAGCGTCCCGATGTGGATAAAATCACGGGCCTCAGTCCGGTAATTTCGATCGAGCAAAAGACGACCAACAAGAATCCCCGTTCGACGGTCGGCACCGTGACCGAGATCAACGATTTTCTCCGCCTGCTTTTCGCGCGGGCGTCGGACGCCTATTCGCCCGTCACGGGCGAACTGATGGTACACCATACCGATGCGCAGATCGTCGACCTGATCCTGCGCGATTTTGCCGGGCGCAAGATCGCGCTGCTGGCGCCGCTGATCCGCGGGCGTAAAGGACACTACCGCGAACTGTTCGAGAGTTTTATTAAAAAAGGCTACCTCTATGCCCGTGTGGACGGTGAGATTCGTGAGGTGCATGCCGGGATGAAGCTCGACCGTTATAAAATCCACCATATCGAGCTGATCGTCGACCGGCTCGTGGTGAAAGAGGATGTCCGCGAACGGTTGCTCAAAAGCCTGCAGGAGACGATGCGGCAGGGCAAAGGGACGATGATGGTTTACGATTACGATTCGAACAACGTCCGCTTTTACAGCCGCCACCTGATGTGTCCGACCAGCGGTATCGCATTCAACGAACCGGCGCCGCACTCCTTTTCGTTCAACTCCCCGCAGGGGGCCTGCCCGCATTGCAACGGACTGGGCGAGGAAGCGGTCTTCGATCTGGAAAGGATCATCCCCGACAACGATAAATCGATCCGCGAAGGCGCGATCGAACCGTTGGGTAAATACCGCAATAACCTCCTTTTCGCGCTGATTGAGGCATTGGGGCGTAAATACGATTTCACGATCGACGATCCCGTCGGATCGTTGGGCGAGGAGGCGTTGAACGCTGTCCTGTACGGCGATGCCGAACCGCTCCGGATCGATACGCATGAC
This window encodes:
- a CDS encoding lytic transglycosylase domain-containing protein, whose translation is MKFQVLLCALAFSVTACAQTTSGTHAASQGEFAPTQVPPLPAKLEFAGEAVPLGNYDTRESLTREMLTTLYMHSRTMQTLLASERYFAIIEPILKKYGVPDDFKYLCMAESGLNPEARSGAGAAGLWQLMPAYAKSAGLLVGGEVDERYHVEKSTEAACRYLVDAKRRLGSWTLAAASFNAGVAGVSRRLEKQGVTSYYDLFLPSETLRYVFRVLSFKLLVGDPGAYGYRIGTEDYYKPLPEYKEVTVDFPTIDWTAFARGHGTNYKLMRELNPWIRDYDHNNKAGRSYVVKIPADDSRK
- a CDS encoding CvfB family protein, with the translated sequence MLSAGHYYKLRVNRISDFGLYLSDNEENEVLLPNRYVSLENKVGDELDVFVYCDSEDRLVATTDRPLATVGEAACLKVVDKTIHGAFLDWGLKAKDLFLPNRNMQGRVEAGRSYVVFLYNDNVTGRVVATMLLNGFVNNQELTLRPREEVDILVASQNEIGYRVILNNRHWGMLYRNQLFRPVQIGDRLKGYVSRITEDNRVDVALQQQGYDEVKKSAARLVELLQGQGGTLPLWDASAPDEVARLTGMSKKVFKRSAGLLMKQGRITMQEGRISLVDEE
- the trxA gene encoding thioredoxin; this translates as MALSITTANYQEIIDSGKPVVIDFWAEWCGPCRMVGPIIDELAAEYDGKVVIGKCDVDENDALAVKFGVRNIPTVVFLKGGEVVDKQIGAGPKSVFEEKIAKLL